Genomic segment of Malus domestica chromosome 15, GDT2T_hap1:
AGAGGTGATGAGGGTCGGAAGATTGGCGAGGGTCGCTTCGATGGAAGCGACACGGTCGTCCATGGCAGCGAAGCGAGCAGTGTTGGTGGAACGGGGCATGCACAACAAGGAGAACCAGAGATCAAATGGGTGATACCAATGATATGTCACGGACCTGCAATGGCACACAACCCAGACCTGCAATGGTCTCAACCTGCGATGGCAGCTGTAATGACAGTGGTGAAGGGATAGAGTAGAGAGGAAAAGGAAAGGATATTCTATTCAGTAAATCAAATCTGCCCTTACAAATTCCTCTGGCCACCATTTAACCACGCAACAATGAAAGTTCTCCCCACTACAATTGCCAGCTGGACATCACTCACTAATTAACTAGACTCTCAAAAGGACTTAGGTAAATACAATTGAACCTGGTTACAAAACCCTTACACTTTTTAACCCAAAATCCCTCACAAAACAGTCCTATATAACCACTACTTGTTTATTTCCTCGACTGAGTAACCCTTTCTTACAGTTCATAACATCCAGGGCACACAAGCCGTTATTGAGGGAGAGGGAATTAGACAGGACCTCGATTAATTAAGGGCGTAGGCCACAGTCGTAATTACAGCAAAACGTTTCGTAGTTAAATTTGATTAAGAGCgtttattttttaaggaaacAGCATGTGAGCAAATTTCTATTCCGCAGACCCAACCCTAATGGGCCAATAGGTTATTGGGcctttcatttaaaatattGGGCTGTGGAATTTGTTTTAGTCGGGCTAAAGATAATAAATTGATCAAAAAGGGTGAGAAAATCAATGGTTGTTGCAGAGAAATAAAAGAGAGGTAGCGGCTGAGAGCTTGTGGGTAAGGCGGTTGCGCCGCGGCCTGGCCTGTCCTATACTACTGAAATTACTGTTATAGCCTTGGAGCCGTCTGCAACTTGAAAAACCGGAAGTCCAATCGCAAAGacccgaggaagaagaagcagctgAAAACAGAAGAGAAGTGATGGCTATGGCGACGAGCTGCCTCTCAACACTGAGTTGCGCATCTCCTAGTTGCAGTTGGTCGAATTGGAGACGAAAGCACTCTTCTTTATCCCTAGTAAGCTCGTCGTCTCCGGCCTCCGCGTTGTCGTTCGAGTCTCGTCAGCATCGGAGGAGTCAGGTGGTGTGTATGGCGCCGGATGAGGAGAAGCTCACCCGCCGCAACCCTCTCGATTTCCCGATTGTAAGCGTGCTCCTCCGCCTCCTCTCGATTCCTGCCgtgtttttgggtttggaatTTTGGTTGCTAATTAGTTTTGTTGTGTTGCAGGAGTGGGAGAGGCCGAAGCCGGGGCGGAGGCCTGACATTTTTCCGCAGTTCAGCCCTATGAAGACGCCTCTGCCGCCTCCTATGCCGTATGACCCGCCGGAAGAGGACGAAGacgaggaggagaagaaggaggaagaagaagaggagcaaGAGCAGGAGGAGGAATCTCCTGAGAAGATTGACCCAGATAAGAACAATATTTAATCTGCGTCTCTGCATTTAACTTTATGGTCTTTCTGCTTGTAGTGTTGCCTGTAGGTTTAAGTTTAAGTGCTTTCCCACCCCACTGTATGAGATGAACGGATTATGCTTAATCTTTGTCGAGTTGTTTGATATCgaattttgattgtttttcGATGAAATGTGTACCCTTTACTTTACTCCAAAGCTCACATAAAGCTtcacattttatatatattcattaagAAATAAAGAAATAGCCTTTTGTGGCAAGAATGTATCCGAAAACTTCCTAAACTCAGACGGGATTTCCCCCGCGCATTACATTTGTAAAATTCATATTTGAATAATGAATACTATCTAATGGAACGTGAAGTTAGTGTCGTTATCTAGGTTCCATTACAGTTATAGATACACAATTTGAAGAACCCCTATCCGACCTTATTTCAGCTTGGGATGATCCGGATTCACTTTTTGAGACATAGAATGCGGGCTGTTTTGGATCTGGTAAAAACATGACATCACTTGTGAGCATGGATATTACTTCCGACATAGTAGGTCTATCTGCTGCGTGTTCCTGCACACATAGCAGACCAACATGAACATATTTCGAACCTTCGTCTTTTGGACATGAGTCCATTGATGGGTCCCTTATCTCTAGACAGTCACCTTGTTGCCATAAACCCCAGGCCTGCAGTCAATTAAATTTTGATGCACCATGTGAGTGTTTCTGCTCTAATTGAAATTGAATGCTAATTTCGATCTATCTTTATAACACTTACAAGTTCAATAAGGCTGAGATTAGTAGATGAAACGAATACAGTGTTCTTTCTGCCACTCACGATCTCCAGCAGTAGAACTCCAAAGCTGTATACATCAGACTTCTCAGAGAAAATGCCATTCATGGCATACTCTGGAGACATATAGCCACTGCATAAAATCATCATACAAAATTAGGAAACTGTTCATATTTCATATAAGCAAGTATATAAATTTTAGGTTACATTACTATGAAATATTTATGCTTTCTAAACTTACTATGTTCCTACAACTCTCTTCGTATTTGCTCTGGACTCATCCTGTCCGAAGATTCTGGCCATTCCAAAATCTGATATCTTAGGTTTCATGCTTTCGTCAAGTAAAATGTTGCTAGCTTTCAAATCTCTGTGTATGATTCTAACTCTAGAGTACTTATGAAGATAAAGAAGTCCTTGTGCAATCCCTTCAATGATGTTGATGCGCCTCTGCCAATCTAAGAGATACACTCTAGTAGAATCTGCAGTTAATGTGAAATTCATAGTATGCTTAGTAGGGTTACAGATTTCGAGGAAGAGGGGAGTCTTTGAATTTGAAAGGAATTATGGACGAACCAAAGAGGAAGGCATCCAAGCTTGTATTTGTCAAGTATTCATAGATCAGAATCTTCTCTTCTCCTTGGATGCAACAACCCAAAAGCCGAACAAGATTACTATGTTGAAGTTCAGCTATAAGTGTTATCTCATTCATGAATTCTTCTAGTCCTTGTCCTGAATGTCTTGCAAGTCTCTTTACTGCTACCTGTTGCCCGTCTGGTAATACACCCTACAAAAACTTCGAATGTCAGATATCAACTTCCCAGATAGCCATTAGTcgataaatttaaattttacctTGTAAACCGGTCCAAAACCACCCTCTCCTAGCCTTCGGGCAAATGAGAAGTCATCTGTTGCAGCCACTAATTCAGAAAAACTGAACATCTTAAATTCCTGCCGCCGGCTTTTGCCAAATTTGAGTTTGAATATGTCACTCATTCCGCTGATTGAGATCCCAAGTCAAGTAACCCTTGCTCTTGGATTGTTTCCGAATTGTCTGCAAGCCAGTGATTGCAATAGTTTATAAGGTACTTGTACTTGCAATTCATAAATTAACAGCCACAAAATCCTATGCAGTTTCTTCTCACCAGTTTGTTGCACGTGTTGaggttttcttttccttgtatAGAGGAAGTACCCCAAAAGTAGCACTGCCACTGCAAGTATAATCCCTACGATACACCATATCCACCATTTGCTCTTTTTACTTCCTTCGGTAGGTGTTCCATCTGTACCGAACCACCAAATTAGCATTAAGTACTTGAAGTAGTTGAGAGCTATAGCTAATACATAGATACGAAAAGACATTATGTTACAAGGTTCATGTCTGTGTCTCGAATAGCATGAACTAAAGCATAGAAGAATGACAAGATGCATATGTGGATTAGATAATTAGTCATGCTAAACCAGTAATTAGGGCATACATACCTCTGCTATTATTTGCTTTGGTAACGAGGTAATTAACTCCAAAGTAATTATTCTTGACAAAATGTGCTCCTTCTCTCATATACAGACATCCAGACCCATTGAGCTGTAAAGGTCCGTAGCCGATACAGGCGCAATCCCTCCAGCAAATTGCGTGACAGTCGCTAAGATCCGAGTTAGGGTTACTATCATTATATGTCAACTGAGCATCAATTAAGTAGCCTCTTATCGGTAGGAATAGCTCGGAACCATTCCTGCATTCAGAGGTCGTCTGCTTTATGCACACTGCATCCGGATAATCTGGGTTGAACGTACATGGACCTGAAGCTTTGGTTTCCCATGCTGTACCGTCTGAGGCTAAAATCGACTGCAAGAGTTGGCCCCAAGTATTGAGTTCCCATCTCGAAAGAGTAGAGTTGTCTTTGACAGAATAAGTGAAGTACTTCTCCTCTGCATTTGAAACAAAAGAGAACTCGAACAAATCAGCCCTGCTTGTCAGTTCAGGGGTCATCTGAAAACTTCCACTTTCCCAGATCCCACTGGTCCAGTATACAACGTCTCGCCGCCAGATGATTAACCGGTTGGTGCGATTGGGATCCACACCAAGCCGGAAAGCACCTGGCGTAGGCACCTGACCACTGAACCATGAAGAAACTGTTCGATTACGCCCGGTCCTAAAGTCCCAGCCTAACTTCATTCCAGGTAACAATGTGTTTGATGGGTAATCAAAACTTTCCCACAAAATCTTTCCGGGAGTTCCATCCGATGCTACTTCCCTTAACATAAAATTTCCGCTATCCATCATATAGCCAGTCACATTACCGGAAACTGTCTGATTGTGATCCCACAGAATAATCTCCCCTCCACCATGTTTGATCTTCATTTTCCCATCACTATCCAACATAAACACTCCAGACGAATCCACGACCGGAGTTGCAGGGTTTGCCACCCACACCGCATCCGGATGATTTGGTAGTTTGCTGTACCATATTCCCAAGAACCGATTGCTCGTAGCACCCAGGTCACTGGAAGCACCGGGACTGAAGAACCCCAGCTTGAAGTAACCGTGCGGAGAAACGAGATGATCGGTGTCCTGGTCCCGTAGCTGGTCGCCTTGCTTGAGCGTGTACACCACTACTTCTGCATAACAAGAGAGAAGATACTGCAGGAAGAAACACGAGAAAAACAGAAGCCTCCTGCTTCCCTGTGCAGCCATCGCCTACAATATTCTGTTTCTCTCTACGATTTTTTTTGCAGAGAAGCTTTTATAACTTGAATGGCCTTAATTGAAGATCTATCCTCCGACTTTTCCTAATTTTTCCAATTTGTTTAACTTAGCTGTACAAATTTGATATGTGGGCAAACGTGTGTCTAACAATTCGTTGAAAATTTGGAAGGATTTTATTGACttgttcttcaacttcttttttaattagaataaattattaaaatgatTAGCCAGTCATGATCAAAGCTGAGTTCCTCAAAGTCTTGAACTAGGCTCTACCCAGTACTCGTTTTAAATTCATACtattaattaattgtttttgaatttattcttGATTGCTTGAAAATCTAAAGATTTCCAATGAAGGTGGTGTcattttataaagaaaaaagcTCGCGAGTtgtctttttcaattttgagttcATAGGCAAACTTTCAACCGTCAAGTGATTAAATAGTTTAAATTTCTTATAGTTTGAACCGATTGCTCCGAGCGTGTACTCGCCGTGGTTAGTTTATACATGATGCGATATTGAAGTACCGTCACGTGGTTTAACATGTGTGGACGacatatttataattttaagaTGTAATATcaatatttataaattaaacaTAATTGTGAACACATTGGTGGAAGGTTCTAAGATACGGCCAAAGTCGCAACACTACTACAATAAAAGGGCTAACTACAAATAGTCCAAGCCAAAACGCAGTTTATTTTGACAGATTTCATTTCGCGTTGACTTTATAAATTATTATGcgaataataatatttttttttgacatacgatattatctatactaaagggTGGGGAAGTAGGTTAAATCTCATAATTagctaataataatgtgattcaaattcgtttttgacgaaaatcgaacttaaaacttctcacttacaagtgaagaggagtattactagatcgtagtactaagtggcaattaAGATCTTa
This window contains:
- the LOC103400557 gene encoding uncharacterized protein — translated: MAMATSCLSTLSCASPSCSWSNWRRKHSSLSLVSSSSPASALSFESRQHRRSQVVCMAPDEEKLTRRNPLDFPIEWERPKPGRRPDIFPQFSPMKTPLPPPMPYDPPEEDEDEEEKKEEEEEEQEQEEESPEKIDPDKNNI
- the LOC139191716 gene encoding G-type lectin S-receptor-like serine/threonine-protein kinase At1g11330: MFSFSELVAATDDFSFARRLGEGGFGPVYKGVLPDGQQVAVKRLARHSGQGLEEFMNEITLIAELQHSNLVRLLGCCIQGEEKILIYEYLTNTSLDAFLFDSTRVYLLDWQRRINIIEGIAQGLLYLHKYSRVRIIHRDLKASNILLDESMKPKISDFGMARIFGQDESRANTKRVVGTYGYMSPEYAMNGIFSEKSDVYSFGVLLLEIVSGRKNTVFVSSTNLSLIELEHAADRPTMSEVISMLTSDVMFLPDPKQPAFYVSKSESGSSQAEIRSDRGSSNCVSITVMEPR
- the LOC103400556 gene encoding G-type lectin S-receptor-like serine/threonine-protein kinase CES101 isoform X2, whose amino-acid sequence is MAAQGSRRLLFFSCFFLQYLLSCYAEVVVYTLKQGDQLRDQDTDHLVSPHGYFKLGFFSPGASSDLGATSNRFLGIWYSKLPNHPDAVWVANPATPVVDSSGVFMLDSDGKMKIKHGGGEIILWDHNQTVSGNVTGYMMDSGNFMLREVASDGTPGKILWESFDYPSNTLLPGMKLGWDFRTGRNRTVSSWFSGQVPTPGAFRLGVDPNRTNRLIIWRRDVVYWTSGIWESGSFQMTPELTSRADLFEFSFVSNAEEKYFTYSVKDNSTLSRWELNTWGQLLQSILASDGTAWETKASGPCTFNPDYPDAVCIKQTTSECRNGSELFLPIRGYLIDAQLTYNDSNPNSDLSDCHAICWRDCACIGYGPLQLNGSGCLYMREGAHFVKNNYFGVNYLVTKANNSRDGTPTEGSKKSKWWIWCIVGIILAVAVLLLGYFLYTRKRKPQHVQQTDNSETIQEQGLLDLGSQSAE
- the LOC103400556 gene encoding G-type lectin S-receptor-like serine/threonine-protein kinase CES101 isoform X1 is translated as MAAQGSRRLLFFSCFFLQYLLSCYAEVVVYTLKQGDQLRDQDTDHLVSPHGYFKLGFFSPGASSDLGATSNRFLGIWYSKLPNHPDAVWVANPATPVVDSSGVFMLDSDGKMKIKHGGGEIILWDHNQTVSGNVTGYMMDSGNFMLREVASDGTPGKILWESFDYPSNTLLPGMKLGWDFRTGRNRTVSSWFSGQVPTPGAFRLGVDPNRTNRLIIWRRDVVYWTSGIWESGSFQMTPELTSRADLFEFSFVSNAEEKYFTYSVKDNSTLSRWELNTWGQLLQSILASDGTAWETKASGPCTFNPDYPDAVCIKQTTSECRNGSELFLPIRGYLIDAQLTYNDSNPNSDLSDCHAICWRDCACIGYGPLQLNGSGCLYMREGAHFVKNNYFGVNYLVTKANNSRDGTPTEGSKKSKWWIWCIVGIILAVAVLLLGYFLYTRKRKPQHVQQTGEKKLHRILWLLIYELQVQVPYKLLQSLACRQFGNNPRARVT